Within the Chloroflexota bacterium genome, the region ACCTCGCGCGTCCTGGTCGTCGATCCGCTCGACCGGCTGCTGCTGCTCCGCATCGAGGATCCGCGCCTGCCGGTCCTGAAGTTCTGGATCACGCCGGGCGGCGGCGTCGAGCCCGGCGAGAGCTTCGAAGCGGGCGCGCACCGCGAGCTGTGGGAGGAGACGGGTATCCGGGTGCCGGAGCTGGGGCCGTGCGTCTGGACGCGCCGCCGGCTCGTCACCTTCGACGGCGAGACGCTCGACTTCGACGAGCGGTTCTTCGTGGTCCGCGTGGACACCGTCGAGATCAACCAGGACAATGTGACCGCCGAAGAGAAGATCGTGTTGACAGACCACCGCTGGTGGACGCACGACGAGCTGCTCGCGACGACGGATATCCTGGCGCCGCGCAAGCTCGCGCGCCTCGTCCGTCCGATCCTCGACGGCGAGTGGGCATCCGAGCCGCTGGTGCTGACGGAGCTGTAACCCGCCGCGCCGCATGAGCGCCGGTTGCCGGCATGCTACGATCTCCCGTGCAGAAGGGGAGG harbors:
- a CDS encoding NUDIX domain-containing protein, with translation MERAANRVSVLGYPCRVSRQPAPRYRPTSRVLVVDPLDRLLLLRIEDPRLPVLKFWITPGGGVEPGESFEAGAHRELWEETGIRVPELGPCVWTRRRLVTFDGETLDFDERFFVVRVDTVEINQDNVTAEEKIVLTDHRWWTHDELLATTDILAPRKLARLVRPILDGEWASEPLVLTEL